Within the Butyrivibrio sp. AE3004 genome, the region ACAACTTTACGTTGTTATCATTGGCAAAATCAATTATCTTCTGAAGATATTTCTCCGACTTGGGTGTAAGATCAGCAGCAAGGGTCACATTAAAATCCGGCACAGGCTGAGCTTTCACAGCACAGTATGGTGTATAGCCCTTGAAAGTTATAAGGTCTTCCCTCCCAAAAAGCGCATCAAAATCCTCTTCTCCCAGGTCTTCATATCGATTGTGATAAGTGAAAAAATCAGGAAAATAATCATCCCATCTCATAACCTCGCAGCTATTCGCAAAAAGTGCGAGTTTGTTGAAGGATGGCTTTAGTCCCTGCAGATTTTCATACAAAAAGTCATACTGATAATCATTTTTGAAATTAGCGGGTGCATAAAAATCCAAAACCGCTACTTTGGGCTGCTGTGTTTTTAAAGCTTCTTTAAAATAATAGTAAGTCTGCCACAAAGTCTGCTCAGCAGCACTGAAATCAAAAGCTGCAATCCCGTATTTTTCCCAGAGCAAAGCAGTATTTACATCACAATGAATATGGCTTGAACCTAGCATCAGAACATCAATCGAATCCTTAGGCTGGGCATAAAAACTCTTCGCCTGATTTATTCCGTGAATTGATTTTTTGGAAAGCAATCTGTCAAGACTACTCATTGTTATTACAAACGCCAGTATAAATGCTGTATATGTCAGTATCTTTTTCATTTATCTCCTTAAAAACCTTTGCTCGATATTTGTTATAGCAACCAAATGTCTTTGTTGTACCGTTAAAATATTTTTGTTATTACATCAATCTCTTAAGCAGTCGATTATTAAATGTTTCAAAGTAATATATTATCCAAATATCAGAAATCCATATACATAAATCCGATAACCTGCTCAGACGGTCCATACACTCCATAAACAAGAATTAGCACCAAAAGTACGAATAAAACCGCAAGTCTGACAGACAAAGCTTTTTCCATCAAAAGTTCGGGAAAATCCTTTTCGTTTATGCTTGAAAAAACATCCATAACTATCATGATTACAACGCCTATTATCATGATCCAGAACTGATAGTTACTCATTTCCAGAAATTCCATTTCCTCAGCCCAGCTCATAGTAACACCGCTTCCAAGAATCATGTTCTTTACATATACAAGTGCCCTCGACAAGCTCTCGCAGCCAAAGAAAATCCATGCAGTCGACACGCTGATAAATACCAGAATTCTTCTTACAATCTTCATAGCTTTTGCTTCAAAAACATGCATGGATTCCAGGAAATTATCCACTACCGATAAAAATCCGTGAATTAGTCCCCATGCCACGAAATTCAAGCCGTTTCCATGCCACAGGCCGCATACAAAGAATACTATCACCGTATTAAGGTACTTACGAAATGCTCCTTTCCTGTTTCCGCCAAGAGGAATATAAATGTAATCCCTTAACCAATTGCTTAAAGAGATATGCCACCTACGCCAAAAATCAGACATACTCTTTGCTGTATACGGTGCCTTAAAATTCTGAGTAAGCCTGATACCAAAAAGAAGCGCAATTCCTATCGCTATTGATGAATAGCCTGCAAAATCAGTATATATCTGAAGTGTATACATCAGACTGCCCGCAATAAGTCCTATTCTTGAATGAAAATCAGGATTATTAAGAAGTATCTCCGTGTACTTAGCAAATCTGTTTGCCAGAATCAGCTTCATGCTAAAGCCGTAAACAAGATACGCAAAGCTTCTGTTCAGATTTTCCTCGTTAAAAAACTTCGCTGTAGCAGCAGCCTCTTTTTGTGAAAAGAAGTTCTCTGCTCTCTCGATAGGACCACTTATGAATTTTGCAAAAAACGACTGATACAAAAGGAAATCCACAGGTGACGGAAAATGTTCTGTTTTCCCTTTTTCCGTATCAACCAAAAAACTGATAGACTGGAAAATATAATACGAAAAACCGATAGGCAATACTGCCCACGCCATAAAAGATGGTAGTGTATCCCTTGCTCTCAAGACAGCTCCCATCTTAAGGACACTGAGCAAGGACACGCATGCAACCACACTTAAAACAGTCAGTACTTTCGAAAGAACCGGTCTTCCATCATGAAATCTATGGATTAAAAATCCTGCGACGTACGTGAATACAGAGACTGCCACCATAAACGCAAAGGCAAGTCTGCTCATGATCGCAATATATCCGAAGCTAACCATCATCAGCACAAACGGTCTGTATTTCGGTGCAGAAAAATA harbors:
- a CDS encoding MBOAT family O-acyltransferase; its protein translation is MTFEFTTLLFLTVALLAYYFSAPKYRPFVLMMVSFGYIAIMSRLAFAFMVAVSVFTYVAGFLIHRFHDGRPVLSKVLTVLSVVACVSLLSVLKMGAVLRARDTLPSFMAWAVLPIGFSYYIFQSISFLVDTEKGKTEHFPSPVDFLLYQSFFAKFISGPIERAENFFSQKEAAATAKFFNEENLNRSFAYLVYGFSMKLILANRFAKYTEILLNNPDFHSRIGLIAGSLMYTLQIYTDFAGYSSIAIGIALLFGIRLTQNFKAPYTAKSMSDFWRRWHISLSNWLRDYIYIPLGGNRKGAFRKYLNTVIVFFVCGLWHGNGLNFVAWGLIHGFLSVVDNFLESMHVFEAKAMKIVRRILVFISVSTAWIFFGCESLSRALVYVKNMILGSGVTMSWAEEMEFLEMSNYQFWIMIIGVVIMIVMDVFSSINEKDFPELLMEKALSVRLAVLFVLLVLILVYGVYGPSEQVIGFMYMDF